One stretch of Phycisphaerae bacterium DNA includes these proteins:
- a CDS encoding CocE/NonD family hydrolase, with amino-acid sequence MPQCRHLLPIRLCLCTALAAAASGQAADPKASLTTMVPMTDGTLLATDVYLPATGGPQWPVRVVRTPYGRTRFNREYGAKADRGYVMVIQDMRGRFDSEGKDLAFIDCGWGDNRDGLDTIKWILDQPWCNGKIGTEGASAMGITQCMLAPTDPPGLVAQYIMVAAPSLYHHASYVSGALRAALVDGWLTGAGFHPDNLWLTCLHPFYDGHWRKLDSVAESHRIKVPAVHSGGWYDVFLQGTIDGFVSRHNDGGPGAKGKQKLIIGPWGHGGPKRDSDLPLAAKASPIGELTFPANSLKTPFSCGADEWFDFHLKGIDTGVEKVPAVQYYTMGAVGEEDAPGNQWHTADNWPVPAKPTPFYLYSDNSLSRKAPETTSEQVAFIHDPLNPVPTRGGCLLLSWNEYGTKRKVAPGVYDQRDIEQRPDVVTFTSEPLAEPLEVTGRLTARLFVASDRIDTDFAVKLTDVYPDGRSMNIADGLARCRYRKGFDRLTLLQPGQPTEIEVDLWSTSMVFNKGHRIRVAVTGSNYPRFDVNPNTGWPAWPMGTMLKAHNQLFCGREHPSRIILPVTGK; translated from the coding sequence ATGCCTCAATGTCGACATCTATTGCCCATCCGATTGTGTCTTTGCACCGCGTTGGCGGCGGCTGCCTCCGGCCAGGCAGCCGACCCCAAAGCCAGTCTGACGACCATGGTTCCCATGACGGACGGGACTCTTCTGGCCACCGATGTCTACCTCCCAGCAACCGGCGGCCCGCAATGGCCGGTCCGGGTGGTGCGCACGCCCTACGGGCGAACCCGCTTCAACCGTGAATATGGCGCCAAGGCGGACCGGGGTTATGTCATGGTCATCCAGGATATGCGCGGCCGGTTCGATTCTGAGGGCAAGGACTTGGCCTTCATTGACTGCGGGTGGGGCGACAACCGCGACGGTCTCGACACGATCAAGTGGATCCTGGACCAGCCCTGGTGCAACGGGAAAATCGGCACCGAGGGAGCCTCGGCCATGGGCATCACTCAATGTATGCTCGCTCCGACGGACCCGCCGGGATTGGTCGCCCAATACATCATGGTCGCAGCTCCCAGCCTGTATCACCATGCCTCATACGTCAGCGGCGCATTGCGGGCCGCCCTCGTCGACGGCTGGCTGACCGGCGCGGGCTTCCACCCGGACAACTTGTGGCTCACCTGCTTGCATCCTTTTTATGACGGACACTGGCGCAAGCTGGACTCTGTCGCCGAATCTCATCGGATCAAGGTTCCGGCCGTCCATTCCGGCGGCTGGTATGACGTCTTTCTCCAAGGCACAATCGACGGCTTCGTCAGCCGCCATAACGACGGCGGACCAGGGGCCAAGGGCAAACAGAAGCTGATCATCGGCCCCTGGGGGCACGGAGGACCCAAACGCGATTCCGATCTGCCCCTGGCAGCCAAGGCCTCGCCCATCGGCGAACTGACTTTTCCTGCCAACTCACTGAAAACGCCGTTCAGTTGTGGCGCCGACGAGTGGTTTGACTTTCACCTCAAAGGCATCGACACCGGCGTGGAAAAGGTACCGGCCGTCCAGTACTACACCATGGGAGCCGTGGGGGAAGAGGATGCGCCAGGCAACCAGTGGCATACGGCCGATAACTGGCCCGTGCCCGCCAAGCCAACCCCGTTCTACCTCTATTCTGACAACAGCCTGTCGCGCAAGGCCCCGGAAACGACCAGCGAGCAGGTAGCCTTCATCCATGATCCGCTCAACCCGGTCCCGACCAGAGGCGGATGCCTTTTGCTGTCGTGGAACGAATACGGAACCAAGCGAAAGGTTGCTCCCGGAGTATACGACCAGCGCGATATTGAGCAACGACCGGACGTTGTCACCTTCACCAGCGAACCACTGGCCGAGCCACTGGAGGTAACCGGGAGACTGACCGCCAGGCTCTTCGTGGCCAGCGACCGGATCGACACCGATTTCGCGGTCAAGCTCACTGACGTCTACCCCGACGGCCGCAGCATGAACATCGCCGACGGCCTGGCCCGCTGCCGCTATCGCAAGGGCTTCGACCGGCTGACTCTGCTGCAGCCGGGTCAGCCGACCGAAATCGAGGTGGATCTGTGGTCGACAAGCATGGTCTTCAACAAGGGGCACCGTATTCGAGTGGCCGTGACTGGCAGCAACTACCCTCGCTTCGATGTCAACCCGAACACCGGCTGGCCGGCCTGGCCGATGGGTACGATGCTCAAGGCCCACAACCAGCTGTTCTGCGGCAGGGAGCATCCGTCACGCATCATCCTGCCGGTAACAGGCAAATAA
- the def gene encoding peptide deformylase, protein MLVETLPSMIVRYPDPRLRRKCEPISVFDDSLAALVERMFQIMLRDRGVGLAAPQVGLSCSLFVANPTGNPQDNAVYINPKLSELVGSVEGEEGCLSFPDVRANIRRARRCRIQAQDLAGNPIDQIGEDLVARIWQHEMDHLDGRLIVDHMNFADRLANKKSLSDLEASYRKRAKRR, encoded by the coding sequence ATGCTTGTCGAAACCCTGCCGTCCATGATCGTCCGATATCCTGATCCTCGGTTGCGTCGGAAGTGCGAGCCGATCAGCGTTTTTGACGATTCTCTGGCCGCTCTCGTCGAGAGGATGTTCCAGATCATGCTGAGGGACCGCGGAGTGGGGTTGGCCGCACCGCAGGTCGGTCTTTCGTGCTCGCTCTTTGTAGCCAACCCCACGGGCAATCCCCAGGACAACGCGGTCTACATCAACCCCAAATTGTCTGAGTTGGTCGGGTCGGTGGAGGGAGAGGAGGGGTGCCTGTCGTTCCCGGATGTGAGGGCAAACATCCGACGAGCCAGGCGATGCCGCATCCAGGCCCAGGATTTGGCAGGCAATCCGATCGACCAGATTGGCGAGGATCTTGTTGCCCGTATCTGGCAGCACGAAATGGATCACCTTGACGGTCGGCTGATCGTCGACCACATGAATTTCGCCGACAGGCTGGCCAACAAGAAGTCGTTGAGCGACCTCGAAGCCTCTTACCGCAAGCGGGCCAAGCGGAGGTAG
- a CDS encoding tetratricopeptide repeat protein: protein MAKSAANPTRPTFGPDEIAKAKECFTRAQELVSKKNYDYAIELYILGLGHWPEAVEEGHKPCRAAALFRGPKKVGFVDQMKYKTSGKDYKTCMLNAERLLSMDPRNIGYMEALFKNAAQARFDKTAMWIGEILGDAVVHEPKPNPARFITLRQTYEMLGDLNAETDPPLAIEAMDRAVDALTKLRALKPHDGELAVALRDVAGKLTILKGRYSSAESFTDSIMDKDSQRDLHDKDRLVQSDDRLDNLIAQARQRYEADPTNGTLIHELVDLLCRREQDQEEAQAMRILLKAYEQTDEYRYKLRAHDIYMKQLRRKARLLEEAGDPQAHAARAKQLKVELAVYKERVEQYPTELNYRFEYGRRLFEAGRYDDAIPVLQEARNEPKNRFRCSLYIGRCFFEKGFYKQAANVFREAIASYEIPNDDLGKRLHYWLGRALEADGNAPEALKIYGQLIEWDYNYRKGDVRKRIENLHSKS, encoded by the coding sequence ATGGCTAAGAGCGCTGCCAATCCAACACGACCGACTTTCGGCCCCGACGAGATCGCCAAGGCCAAGGAATGCTTCACGAGGGCCCAAGAGCTTGTCAGCAAAAAGAACTACGACTATGCCATCGAATTATACATCCTTGGGCTCGGCCACTGGCCGGAGGCTGTCGAGGAGGGACACAAGCCCTGTCGGGCGGCAGCCTTGTTTCGCGGCCCCAAGAAAGTCGGCTTCGTCGACCAGATGAAGTATAAGACCTCGGGGAAAGACTACAAGACATGCATGCTCAACGCCGAGCGGCTCCTGTCCATGGACCCGCGGAACATCGGATACATGGAAGCATTGTTCAAGAATGCGGCCCAAGCCCGTTTCGACAAGACCGCGATGTGGATCGGCGAGATCCTGGGCGATGCGGTGGTTCATGAACCCAAGCCCAACCCCGCTCGCTTCATCACCTTGCGCCAAACTTATGAAATGCTTGGCGACCTGAACGCCGAAACCGACCCGCCCCTGGCCATTGAGGCCATGGACCGCGCCGTGGATGCCCTTACCAAACTCCGGGCCCTCAAACCCCACGACGGTGAATTGGCCGTGGCCCTCCGCGATGTCGCCGGAAAACTGACTATCCTGAAAGGGCGCTATTCGTCGGCCGAGTCGTTCACCGATTCCATCATGGACAAGGATTCGCAGCGAGACCTGCACGACAAAGACCGGCTCGTTCAGTCCGACGACCGCCTTGACAACCTGATCGCTCAAGCGCGACAACGCTACGAAGCCGATCCCACCAACGGGACTCTGATCCATGAGCTTGTCGATTTGCTTTGCCGCCGCGAGCAGGACCAAGAGGAAGCCCAGGCCATGAGAATCCTGCTCAAAGCCTATGAGCAAACCGACGAGTATCGGTACAAACTGCGGGCCCATGACATCTATATGAAACAACTCAGGCGAAAAGCTCGCCTGCTCGAGGAAGCCGGAGACCCCCAAGCGCACGCCGCAAGAGCCAAGCAACTGAAAGTCGAGCTGGCCGTCTATAAGGAACGCGTTGAGCAGTACCCGACCGAGCTGAACTACCGCTTTGAATACGGCCGCAGACTCTTCGAGGCCGGTCGCTACGACGATGCCATTCCTGTTCTGCAGGAGGCCCGAAACGAACCCAAGAATCGGTTCCGATGCAGCCTGTACATCGGCCGCTGTTTCTTCGAGAAAGGCTTTTACAAGCAGGCGGCTAACGTCTTCCGGGAAGCCATTGCGAGCTACGAAATCCCCAACGACGATCTCGGCAAGAGACTTCACTACTGGCTGGGCCGCGCTCTCGAAGCTGACGGCAACGCCCCGGAGGCCTTGAAAATCTACGGTCAGCTCATAGAATGGGATTATAACTACCGTAAGGGAGATGTTAGGAAACGCATAGAAAACCTCCACAGCAAGAGTTGA
- the rpsT gene encoding 30S ribosomal protein S20, which translates to MAHSLSAKKRIRQNAKRRARNRGRKRALKVDVREFEAALAGGDKAKAAEALKAAVKSISKTAAKGTLHKNAASRRISRLQKKYNALAAKA; encoded by the coding sequence GTGGCTCATTCACTTTCCGCGAAGAAGCGGATTCGACAAAACGCCAAGAGACGGGCCAGGAACCGGGGTCGCAAGCGGGCTCTCAAGGTCGACGTGCGGGAATTCGAGGCGGCGCTGGCCGGTGGCGACAAGGCCAAGGCCGCCGAGGCGCTGAAAGCCGCCGTGAAGTCGATCAGCAAGACGGCGGCCAAGGGAACGCTCCACAAGAATGCCGCCAGTCGGCGGATTTCACGACTTCAGAAGAAGTATAACGCCTTGGCCGCCAAGGCGTAA
- a CDS encoding SAM-dependent methyltransferase, which produces MTQPSDKPYVSRGGEKLAAALSAFGIEPRGWICADLGSNVGGFVDCLLRRGAGRVYAVDTGYGVLAYELRTDPRVVVLERTNAMHLALPEHVDLVTIDVAWTPQKRILPAALRMLKPNGRIISLVKPHYETDRRHLRHGVLDPTESKAAFESVCAEIEAEGMAVARWIESPIKGQKGNVEYLVLLKR; this is translated from the coding sequence ATGACTCAGCCCAGCGACAAACCTTATGTCAGCCGAGGCGGAGAAAAACTCGCTGCCGCCCTCAGCGCGTTCGGCATCGAGCCTCGTGGCTGGATCTGTGCCGACCTGGGCAGCAATGTCGGGGGCTTCGTGGATTGCCTGCTGCGCCGCGGTGCAGGCCGAGTCTATGCCGTCGACACCGGCTACGGCGTGCTCGCCTATGAGCTGAGAACAGACCCTCGCGTCGTGGTCTTGGAGCGGACCAACGCCATGCACCTCGCGCTGCCCGAACACGTCGATCTGGTGACCATCGACGTCGCCTGGACCCCCCAGAAACGCATACTGCCGGCGGCCCTCAGAATGCTCAAACCCAACGGCAGAATCATCTCCCTGGTCAAACCGCATTACGAGACCGACCGCAGGCACCTGCGGCACGGCGTACTCGACCCGACCGAATCCAAGGCCGCATTTGAGAGTGTCTGCGCCGAGATCGAGGCCGAGGGTATGGCCGTCGCCCGATGGATCGAAAGCCCGATCAAGGGGCAAAAAGGAAACGTCGAGTACCTGGTCCTGCTCAAACGATAA
- a CDS encoding DUF4349 domain-containing protein, translating to MRSRPQILALIGFTWLTTIPLLLGCAYYGKMQAMRAAKELAEPPATADDAPTAGVAMERPLARLAADKGVDSAAPAAQRMLIYTGRLGMAVADIEASVQATQRLADEVGGYMLAMSANSITIRVPAKQFFPILERLKALGQTLSKNVTAQDVTDEYTDLQLRLKNAEALRDRLVAILEKAANVKDTLEVERELNRVREEIERIKGRIAQLDKLIAFSTIEVSFTQAQDQPAKIRRPETPFPWLDQLGVETVLGIRG from the coding sequence ATGCGGTCACGACCACAGATCCTTGCTCTGATCGGATTCACATGGTTAACTACGATTCCCCTTTTATTGGGCTGCGCGTACTACGGCAAAATGCAGGCAATGCGGGCGGCCAAGGAGCTTGCGGAGCCGCCTGCGACTGCGGACGATGCCCCGACCGCTGGTGTCGCGATGGAGCGGCCCTTGGCCCGCCTGGCCGCCGACAAGGGCGTGGACTCGGCTGCGCCGGCCGCCCAGCGGATGCTCATCTACACCGGCCGTCTGGGCATGGCGGTAGCCGATATCGAAGCTTCCGTCCAGGCGACCCAGCGACTGGCCGACGAGGTCGGTGGGTACATGCTGGCCATGAGCGCCAACTCAATCACCATTCGCGTGCCGGCCAAGCAGTTCTTCCCCATCCTCGAGAGGCTCAAGGCCCTGGGCCAGACCCTCTCGAAGAACGTCACCGCTCAGGATGTCACCGACGAGTACACCGATCTGCAACTGCGGCTCAAGAACGCCGAGGCCCTGCGAGATCGGCTCGTGGCGATCCTCGAGAAGGCAGCAAACGTCAAGGACACGCTGGAGGTCGAACGCGAACTGAATCGCGTACGCGAGGAAATCGAGCGTATCAAGGGGCGAATCGCCCAGCTCGACAAACTGATCGCCTTCAGCACCATCGAGGTGTCGTTTACCCAGGCACAGGACCAGCCGGCCAAGATCCGAAGGCCGGAGACGCCGTTTCCCTGGCTGGACCAACTCGGCGTGGAGACCGTACTGGGAATTCGAGGTTGA